The Pyruvatibacter sp. HU-CL02332 genome includes a window with the following:
- a CDS encoding NADH:ubiquinone oxidoreductase subunit NDUFA12, with protein sequence MMWFRQIFSWWNGQTIGTRFWTFKRGQLVGEDSQGNKYYSDRKNSKRRWVIYNGLAEASRVPPEWHGWLHQTVDVAPADTGYTPREWEKPHQPNLTGSQQAYRPAGSLITGAPRAKTAGDYEAWKPE encoded by the coding sequence ATGATGTGGTTCAGACAAATTTTCAGCTGGTGGAACGGTCAGACGATCGGCACCCGGTTTTGGACGTTCAAGCGTGGCCAGTTGGTCGGAGAAGACAGCCAGGGCAATAAATACTATTCCGATCGTAAGAACTCCAAGCGCCGCTGGGTGATTTACAACGGTCTTGCTGAGGCATCCCGGGTGCCGCCGGAGTGGCATGGATGGCTTCATCAAACAGTTGATGTCGCGCCTGCTGATACCGGTTACACGCCGCGGGAATGGGAAAAACCACACCAGCCCAATCTCACGGGCTCCCAACAGGCGTACCGCCCTGCAGGTTCACTCATTACCGGCGCTCCAAGAGCAAAAACAGCTGGTGACTATGAGGCCTGGAAACCCGAATAA